One part of the Vicia villosa cultivar HV-30 ecotype Madison, WI linkage group LG6, Vvil1.0, whole genome shotgun sequence genome encodes these proteins:
- the LOC131611686 gene encoding F-box/kelch-repeat protein At3g06240-like, translating into MSLSTVFLPEELVAEVLSFLPVKSLLQLRCVSKSWKSLISDPIFVKRHLKRSARNPNLTLVSYFFVEDEAAFCLMENPPIIVRRFYDPYHQLKDMDCSSIIGSCNGLICLLGLSYFNSHKEMCLRFWNPATRTISEKLGYSIEHNYQYYPNLTFGYDDSTDTYKVVYFISDTTQVRVLSLGHNVWRNIQNSPHDNDYRMNVVHLSSSFVWLANHNYISEKIVIISLDLGTETHTQLLPPKGFEQVSFIRPNLFLLKDCLCFSHDFNKTHFVIWQMKEFGVEDSWTQFLKISYRNNLQIDCPFSEFRHNLLPLCLLEKNDTLLLTDAYQLQIILYNWRDNRVKRINQSWWFHSKNYVESLVWYR; encoded by the coding sequence ATGTCGCTATCGACGGTATTTCTCCCGGAAGAACTTGTTGCCGAAGTGCTTTCCTTTCTTCCTGTCAAATCACTCTTGCAACTAAGATGTGTCAGTAAGTCATGGAAGTCACTCATCTCTGATCCCATCTTTGTCAAACGACACCTTAAACGATCTGCGCGTAATCCGAACCTCACACTTGTATCTTATTTCTTTGTTGAGGATGAGGCAGCGTTTTGTTTGATGGAAAACCCTCCAATCATTGTCCGTCGTTTCTATGATCCTTACCATCAATTGAAAGATATGGACTGCAGCTCTATAATTGGTTCTTGCAATGGATTGATATGTTTGTTAGGTCTTTCTTACTTCAATAGCCATAAAGAGATGTGTCTTCGTTTTTGGAATCCTGCTACAAGAACAATATCAGAAAAATTAGGGTATTCTATAGAACATAATTACCAATATTATCCTAATTTGACATTCGGTTATGATGATTCAACCGATACTTATAAGGTGGTCTATTTCATTTCTGATACGACACAGGTAAGAGTTTTGAGTTTGGGCCATAATGTTTGGAGAAATATTCAAAATTCTCCCCATGATAATGATTACAGAATGAATGTTGTGCATTTGAGTAGTAGCTTCGTTTGGTTGGCAAATCACAATTACATCAGTGAGAAAATTGTGATTATTTCCCTTGATTTAGGCACCGAGACACACACTCAATTGTTGCCTCCGAAGGGGTTTGAACAAGTGTCATTTATTAGACCAAATCTATTTCTGTTAAAGGATTGTCTTTGTTTTTCTCATGATTTCAATAAAACTCATTTTGTTATATGGCAAATGAAGGAATTTGGAGTGGAAGACTCTTGGACTCAATTCCTTAAAATTAGTTATCGTAATAATCTTCAAATAGATTGTCCATTTAGTGAATTCCGCCATAATTTGTTGCCACTATGCCTTTTGGAGAAGAATGATACACTGTTATTGACAGACGCATATCAACTTCAGATCATTCTCTATAATTGGAGAGATAATCGAGTTAAAAGAATCAATCAATCTTGGTGGTTTCATTCCAAGAAttatgttgaaagtttggtttggTATCGTTGA